In the genome of Peptococcaceae bacterium 1198_IL3148, the window GCGACGTTTATTAGTTTAACACTGAGCCAACTTTATGTCAACTGGTATTTTTTACTTTTGTTTTCGCTTTCCATGTTGCTGTTTCCGTCCGCCTCATCGGCGGCGGAATTTTATTTTATTACTTTTGCATCTTTGTTGCAAGCAACAATTTTTGGCAACTTTGGTTACTTACTCCGCCAAGTTTTATTCTGCCCCAGCGTGGAATTTTATATTAGCATGGTTTAGTTAATATTACAACAGTTAATTTTTAGAAAAAAATAAGAACTGCATTTGCAGCTCTTGGATTGCTATTATACTAATTCTTTAAACCTTTAGTACCAATATCTTTGCGATATTGGGCACTGGTAAAGTTAATCTTATCTACACTATTGTATGCTTTAGCAATGGCTTCGGGCAGGTCATTGCCCACCGCTGTCACTCCCAGTACTCGGCCCCCACTGGTCGCTACTTTACCGTCCAGTAGCTCGGTACCAGCATGGAACACCACCACATCTGCTTCTACATCATCTAACCCGGTAATAACTTCACCTTTTTTGTAATTACCCGGATAGCCTTGGGCCGCCATTACTACACAGACCGCCGCACCCTTTTTCCATTTGATCTCAATTTCATCCAACCGCTGATCAATAATTGCTTCCATAATCTCCACCAGATCAGTTTCCAACAGTGACAACACTGGTTGGGTTTCGGGATCACCAAAACGAACATTGTACTCCAATACCTTGGGACCATGCTGGGTGATCATCAAACCAGCATAAATTACTCCTTTAAACTGCCAGCCGTGTTTATTCAAGCCTTTTAATGTTGGTTCTAAAATGTCTTTAACTACAATTTCATGGAGCTCAGGGGTGTACACTGGTGCCGGTGCATAGGCACCCATACCGCCAGTATTGGGTCCCTCATCGCCATCAAAAATTCGTTTGTGGTCTTGGGATGGCAC includes:
- the purD gene encoding phosphoribosylamine--glycine ligase; translated protein: MKVLVVGSGGREHALVWKIAQSDRVDQIYCAPGNAGIDQLATCVGIKADDIDGLLQFAKEQAIDLTVVGPEVPLTAGIVDVFTAAGLRVFGPSKDAAQLEGSKALAKHFMAKYNIPTAKYAAFTDEREALQHVRDKNCPLVVKASGLAAGKGVIICQHIADALDAVRRVLVDKEFGEEAGKQVVIEELLEGEEVSVLAFTDGKTIVPMVPSQDHKRIFDGDEGPNTGGMGAYAPAPVYTPELHEIVVKDILEPTLKGLNKHGWQFKGVIYAGLMITQHGPKVLEYNVRFGDPETQPVLSLLETDLVEIMEAIIDQRLDEIEIKWKKGAAVCVVMAAQGYPGNYKKGEVITGLDDVEADVVVFHAGTELLDGKVATSGGRVLGVTAVGNDLPEAIAKAYNSVDKINFTSAQYRKDIGTKGLKN